From Triticum aestivum cultivar Chinese Spring chromosome 7B, IWGSC CS RefSeq v2.1, whole genome shotgun sequence:
TGTGCACACCCCAAAACTAATTTCCACCACTCAGTCTCACACATGATATACTATTGCTAAGAATGCCACCATGTCGTTCTTTCTTCTTCTcaccctttttttttctttttcgcatACCAAGCAGTCCGCACCGATTTAACGCATGAATAGGTTAAGAGTTCTGCTGAATGGACTTGAATTAACCAAGATTTGAGCAGGCCTATATTGGTCGCTGACACAATCCTATCTCACGGAGACACATTGCATAATTACGAGCAGCTTACAAGCTTTGCGTTTTAGTCTCTAATCATGCTTTCCCCTTGTTCCTCAGATCCTCACGCTGCATGCTTTCCGAAAGTTCGAGGATAAGTCCAGtgccatcaacatcaccaccggGGAATTAGGCGGCCCACTGGCCAACCTGCTCTTTGAATACTGCCTCACTGATGAACTAATCCTTGTTGGAAAGCCTGAATACAAATCAATAATCGAAGAGAAGCTGGTTTGTGTAACTGTGTAAGCTCCCTAGTTGTTCATGCATGTGCAACAGTACAATATAACACATTCCTTTTCTCAGAGGCTGCCCTGCCGGTGCGATGAGATGGTCATGGAGGTTATGTGGGGTCTGCAGAATCTCATGCCTCTTTTAATCCCTCAAGAACAATCTGAGTTCACAAAGGCAGACCGGCTCCCCATATGCAAAGGATTGGATATGCTCTTGTCTCGGCACGGCATTAATAATGTCAAGCAAGAGCTGGTGAGCTTACTAAGCTTTGTCCTTCTGTTGTCTGATAATATGCAATGATTTGTGCCTAATTTATTGCTATCTTGTCATGCAATGTTCCTTTCTGATCCATTCTGCGCCCTTAACACTCTATAGCCACTTTACAAGTGATGAAAGGCATTCATAGGAACTCAATTTGCTAAGTTACAGAAAAATTTGCCTTTTCATGTTCCTTTCAGTGATTAAGCAAATGCTCGTTTTTATCCAGATTAATGAACATATTCTTCGGATGGCTCTCAAGGTGTATCATGCTGATGTACGTGAAAACGAGCATTCAATGTTCTTGCGCAGACGTCTTTACAAGGATCTGAAGGCCTCTGGATTTGATGTCAAGAATTGGGATTTACTCAAACTTGTAACAGCGTTGAAGTCGATGGTCGATCCTGATGGAACACGTCTTACAAGACGTGCCGAGTATAATGTGAATCttataattattatttttgcaAAAGTTTAGTACGTATATGCTGGAAAGTTGTCATTTTTGCTATGGACTGAAGTATATGTTTGTTTCAGGTATTCTCGCCCGAGGAGCTTGCGCTGATGGATTCTGAAGCACCTAAATATGAAGATCTGATAGAGAGGGCCACAATCTCgaaaatctacaatgacattgtCGCTGTCCGTGCCTACGTGGTGAAAGTCCTCTTGAAACTGCGCCACTTGGTTAAGAAGGCTGAAGCGGCACTGAAAACTGAAGATGTGCTGGAGAAGGCTGCAACAAATGGTGTCAACTCCATGCATCAAGTTGACAATACATGTTTAGCACTGGATCTGGTGGAAGTACCCAACCTAAGTAGCATTGATGAGGAGCAACAATGTCATATCACAGGTGAGAATTCTCATCTCTTTGTCGTGTGATCTTGGTGAAGACAGCATAGTTTTTACTGTTGTACTAGTTGTTTTAATGTTCCCAGTTCATTGGTGAAGATCAACAAGGTCAAAACATGGTACTCTTTAGTGTACATTTTTATGGGTTATGAAGAATATCAGTGAAGTGTTAAAACTTTTATGGGTTACTATAAGTTGTGTAGTCTAGTTGGATGATGGAAGCTCTGCCCCTAAACTCTTAACACATAGATGGCCTGAAGTGCTTGCTTCAATATGCAGTATGATTTAGTTGCTAATCAGCAACTTTTAGTCACAATAAATATTATAATCAGTTTATTCCTCCTTCCACATGGCAATGGCCCCTACTTCCCACCTTGAGGATTTGATGTCTTGACGATGGGAAAGAGCATTCCTATTTCGTACTTGAAAAATCATTTGAGTTGGTGCTGTGTTGTCCCAGACTCCCAGTAAATACTGTATGATTTATTGAAAAATTctagtttttttttgagaattgAAAAATTCTAGTTGATGCAGATGCAGATGCAGATGGTCTAGAAATCTTGCCACCGAGTAATAGTGCCGATGCAGATGGTGTAGAAATCTTGCCACCCAGTAAAAAGTGTAGAAGGAAAGATGCATGAAAATGAAGCTGAGAATGCTAGTTTGGAGGAGCATAGGAATGCTAATTTGGATGGAGTCGGGAATGACGTGACTGCGCAAGCTAAGAACATTAGTGTGGAGAACATTTCTTTGCTTGAAGATAAAGTTGAAGAAGGGAAGTGAATTGTAGGCAATAGTACACAGGATGCAGATGATGGTGAAGAACAGAGGCATACACACAATGTTGTTGCAACTTTTGGTGTTCTAAAAGCTCGCTTTGCAATTTTAAGTATGAAAGGAGTTCCATGTCCATATAAACATCAAGTCAAAATTGCTATGCTTGTTACATTACTTGTAACTTAGGAAGGTTAATCAGCCTTTGTTTAGAAAGGGTTGATCAGCTTGATGAGTTGTTGTTTTTTTCGAACACGCAAAAGCTTTGCGTGTCGATGTATTagaaggagaagaaaaaagaaaactgtCAAGAGAATCCGGTGGTATGTGGCTGCAGTACAGGCGAGAAACAGGCAAAATTGACAATTTTGACCTGTGGACGAAATCATTTCACAAAATAAACTGTTCCGGAAAAAAATCACTCAGCTGACCGTTTTGAGTGGTGCCCGACACGGAGGCGCCACACCCTACCGTACAGCGCCTAGCACCCAGgcaacaatggcctcccgcaagagcaatcacaccgtgttagcgagaccttgaaagcccgacctccatgttggCGGTCATCGTTTGTGGTTCTTCTTGCTCTTTCACTTCATACAACCAATCTTCATTGTCATATAGTATAGCTTCTTGtgagtccgccttccgtgattgaaattccaaccattcatcaaccttgggtgagaacttgtacttgtacttgcgCTTGTTCTCACCCGCTATTTGTGCATCCGTTTCCATTGAGTACTTTAgaaagtacgcattcatcttgtcaaatgtgtattgaactattgccgtcacgggtaatgcacGTGCACCCTTGAGCACCCTCttgaagcattcggccatattgcttgtcatttgaccatatcttcggccatcttcatcaaaagcacgtgcccacttgtttcggtattgaatgtgcctattgagaaagtcttgatccccgggatcaagttttttgtgtgcgagcaatttgttgtacaaagtggTGAACCGCTTgtcggagaaagcgagacaacaatcttgaagatcatcggacaactacttaaggccacatgccctatagaagttcaaACAAAAGTACCTCATGCACCATCAATGGTGCAAtggagcatgcccgggaatgtcaatctccaccgcgTTAAGAATTCCTTGATGCCGATTCGATACGACACAATTTTCCCctgagcgggtaacaccttcgtcctcaaaagacgcaaaaaccactcccagttgtcattgttctccacctcaaccaaagaaAATGTCAATGGCAACACCcagttattggcatcacttgctatcacaaccaacaaggtgcccttgtattgtccggtcaagaacgtgccatcaatggcgatgaccggCCTACAGTGTTCGAAAGCACTGACgcattgctcgaacgcccaaaatgcacggccaaatactcggacttTCCTTCCGTCATGAACCGTTATTTTTTTCCCATGAGGCTCGACcccacatgaaccatgcccgggtttgtagcggccatggctaacaataacctagggattcggttgtatgcttcctcccaatcaccatacaacatcttaaatgcggcttgctttgCCTTTCATGCCTTGCCgtatttcaccttgtaatgaaagatggctttcacaaggtccaTGACATGTTGgatgctcattgttggaagtgtggatatagagttggagagcctgtaagcgatgaactcagACGTGAGTTGTCTGTGGTCTTGGGACACAACCTTGCCATCCaccctccactactaggaaaagggctaaagatgGGATGGGCATTAATgacgcaccagggaagtagtgcgccactactatatactaatgtcgcaccagttggtgatgccccattagtgtggaagacactaatggcgcaccagacaaaaggtgcgccactagtgataatttttttttcattttttcatacatactaatggcgcatcagaccgaagtgcgccattactagttctaactagtaatggcgcaccagccacagagtgcgccggtactgtattctttttttattcttttttgcaaaactagtaatggcgcactagttcacggtgtgccattagtatatatatactttttttttccttttttgcaaaactactaatggcgcaacctgatgacatatgaggcgtacgatatcaacggctacacattctacaccaagaacaaggacatgaagagcgatggttactccggggtaacgatggaatcctacaccggtaacgacaaggacagatactacggaaggatcaaggagatctgggagctgagctacgctggagagaaggtccctatgttccgtgtcagatgggccaagagcgtcctaaaagctGATGATGGAGGAGCCGAGGCTCCTCCTGTCCTGGACCCTATACCAAATCCAAAAACTGTTGACagtgatgaggaaatggaagatgaaCCTCCAATCTTTGCTGAAGAGGAGGCTGGTCCTAGTAAAAAAAGAAGAAACGGAAATGCGAGACAATAAAGCAGACTCAATGCAAGGCAAAAATGTTGGTGAAGCTGCTAGATGGGCGATGGGAGGTGACGCACTTTGTTCATGACCACAATCATCCACTGGTGAACAAACCTTCATTGTCTAAatacttgagatcccaccaaggcatCTCTCCTGATGAAAAGAAGTTTTTGCACATCTTGTATAACTGCAACTTGACTACAGGTGTGTATCTATATCCCTTACAGAATTAAGTTTCCCTCTAGGCAGTCCAGTGTGCAACTGTTATGGTACTCCTGTGCAACTAAAATGTCTTAAGTGTGCAACTAGTGTCCAACTTCCCATGTTGTTTCTATATCACTTTGGCGCTTGTTGTGCAACTAGATTACCTTCATTGTGCAACTACACAATGTCCTGTATGCAAAGTGCAAAGTGTTTTTAAAGGTGCAGCTAGGTGTCCATTTCCTGCAATTATCTTCCGTGCCAACACATGTCCTATTACTGTGCAGCTGGATGTGTGCATTCGTGCGACTAAAAAAAGAGATATTGTTTCTTTTTGTATTATGTAGGACGTATGAGGCATATAATGGAAGAGTTCTATGGATCTGAGATGATGGTGTCGTTCGGACCAAAGGCAATAACAAATTTGTGTACAAGTTTTCATagagatgacacaaaggagggtGACATGATTGAGACAATTGCGCACGTCAAGGATATACAGAAAACCGATCCAGACTTCTTCTATAAGGTAAAATATGATGAAGAGGATAGAGTTGTCAACATATTTTGGGTGGATGGCTTAGCTCGAAAAGCTTATGCAGAGGTGTACCACGATTACATATCATTTGACACCACCTACATGACCAACATGTACAATATGTCATTCGCACCCTTCATTGCAATAAACCGACATGGCCAATCTTTCATGTTGGGTTGCGCGTTTGTGAGGCAAGAGTTGGCATCAAGCTTTGATTGGGTCTTCCAAGCATTCCTAGAGGCTATGGATGGCAAACCTCCTGACAACTTCATAACCAatcaggatggtgcaatgaggcagtcaatagagagcatctttccaaccaccgtgcaTCGCTATTATTGATGGCACATCATGGAAAAGGCACAGGAAAAAGTTGGTTGGCTGTTGTGCTGGAATCCAGGGCTCTCTGATGATTTCAACTACTGTGTTGATTTCAGCTTCACTCCGGACGAGTTTGAGCAGAATTgggttgggttaatgatgaagtaCGAGGCTATGACACACACACACTTTGAGAAGTTGTACGAATACATGTCAACTTGGATGCAGTGCTACTTCAAACATAGGTTCTTCCCCTTCCTGCAGTCTACACAGCGTAGTGAGGGGTTCAATGCCGTCCTAAaaagatatgtgaacccacacaactcaatgctgaacttcgtcaagcaatatgaaaaaattcataaccacatccttgccaaggaaggctgcaATGATTATAGGACAGAACACCTTGAGATTGAGCTATGGTCCAACTTCCCAATAGAGAGGCAAGCTTACGAAACATACACTAGGGACCTTCATCGCAAGTTCAGAGAAGAGTTTGAGCTGATTGGACATTATAATGCGTTTCAAGTTGGTGCTGATATTTTTGAGCTCAGACTGAACTAGGAATTTGTTGCCAAATATGGTTCTCGAAACTACTTGGTGCAGGCAAAGGTGGAGGAGGGTTCCTATTTGTGTGAGTGCTGCAAAACGACAAGGACGGTATGCTCGGTTGCCACATCCTCAAGGTGTTCACCCATATTGGAGTTGATGTCATATCGGAAAGGTACATGCTAAGACGGTGGACACCTACTGATGTCCCTAGTGCGCCAAGGATTGGGTATGAGCAACCGGATGAAATGCCTCCTCAATCAAAGAAGCAGAAAAGGGAGAGAAACATGATATACGATTTTCAGAAACTAGCCAAGTTTGCGAGTGGCTCTGATGCAGCACAGGCCATTGTATAAAAGCATATGCGTGTAGCACGTACCGAGATCGGCCACCTGaacaagtccaagaaaaagaaaaaacatgcTGCTGCTACGGGGCCATCAGAtgatggcaaccctcgaggacctcctccacctccaggcccTACATGATGCTCCACAACCTTCTCCCCCGCCTGGCCCAACAAGCAGTGCCCCGCGTGCTCCTCCCAATAGCCCTACAGGCAGTACTCAGGGGGCTCATCATCGaggtaattacctgccccaactccCCATCTAACTAGGTGTGTAACTTCAGTTGCACACATAATGGTGCCTAGTTGCACAGAACAGGCTACCCAGTTGCGCACGCTATGTTAGTTCAAGCATCAAGATAAACAACTAACTTGTCTTTTCTGTTCTGGCTATAGGTGATGGCAACCCTcaaggacctcctccacctccaagcCCTACATGgcatcctccgccacctcctcccctgcCTAGACCAACAAGTAGTGCCCCGCGTGCTCCTCCCAATGGCCCTACAGGGAGTACTCAGGGGGCTCATcatccaggtaattacctgccccaactccCCATGCAACTAGGTGTGTAACTTGagttgcacacatcatggtgccCAATTGCACAGAACAGACTATCCAGTTGCGTGCGCTATGCTAGTTCGAGCATCAAGACAAACAACTAATTTGTTTTTCATGTTCTGGCTATAGGTGATTACCATCCAAGTGCCATGATGGGCCGTCCTACTACAGGTTTTCTTTTCAGCTTAACTTGCACACATCAACTAGTTAGTTTGCACGGCATAAGCTAGTTGTGTGGTTGCAGAGAACATCAGTCTTGGTTGccaatacgtccattttgcatcatgcttttagatcgatatttattgcattatgggctgttattacatgttatgtcacaatacttatgcctattctctcttattttacaaggttcatacgaagagggagaatgtcggcagctggaattctgggctggaaaaggagcaaatattatatacctattctgcacaactccaaaagtcctgaaactccacggaagttatttttggaattaataaaaaatactgagcgaagaaaataccagaggggggccacccaccatccacaagggtgggggcgcgccccctgcctcgtgggccacctggcaggcctccggtgcccatcttctgctatatgaagtcatttaccctggaaaaaatcataagcaagctttcgagatgagacaccgccgccacgaggcgaaaccttggcggaaccaatctagggctccgacggagttgttctgccgtggaaacatccctccgggagggggaaatcatcaccatcgtcatcaccaacgaccgtctcatcgggagggggtcaatctccatcaacatcttcaccagcaccatctcctctcaaaccctagttcatctgttgtatccaatctttgtcccaaagcctcagattggtacctgtgggttgctagtagtgttgattactccttttagttgatgctagttggtttattcgatggaacatcatatgttcagatcctatatgggtattaatacccctctgattatgaacatggatatgatttgtgagtagttacattttttcctgacgacatgggagaagtcttgctataagtagtcatgtgaatttggtattcgtttgatattttgatgagatgtatgttgtctctcctctagcggtgttatgtgaacgtcgactacatgacacttcaccattgtttgggcctagaggaaggcattggaaagtaataagtagatgatgggttgttagagtgacagaagcttaaaccctagtttatgagttgcttcgtaagggcctgatttggatccacatgtttcatgctatggttaggtttaccttaatacttcttttgtagttgcggatgcttgcaataggggttaatcataagtgggatgcttgtccaagaaagggcagtacccaagcaccggtacacacacatatcaaattatcaaagtaacgaacacgaatcatatgagcgtgatgaaaactagcttgatgataattcccatgtgtcgtcaggagcgcttttctctatataagaatttgtccaggcttatcctttgctacaaaaaggattgggacaccttgctgcaccttatttactcttgttacttgttacccgctatgaattaccttatcacaaaacaatctgttaccgataatttcagtgcttgcaaagaataccttactgaaaaccgcttgtcatttctggctgctcctcgttgggtttgacactcttacttattgaaaggactaagatagatcccatacacttgtgggtcatcaggactcttttctggcgccgttgccgagcagtgaagcgcctttggtaagttgaaattggtaaggaaaaatttatatagtgtgctgaaatttactgtcacttgttactatggaacataatcctttgaggggcttgttcggggtatcttcaccccgaccagtagagcaaagagttgctcctcaccctactgaacctactgaaaatgtttactttgaaattccttcgggtatggtagagaaactgcaagctaatccttttacaggagatggaacattacatcccaatttgtacctaatctatgtggatgaagtttgtggactatttaagcttgcaggtatgcccgaggatgttatcaagaagaaggtcttccccttatctttgaaggggaaggcattgacatggtttaggctatgtgatgatatgggatcatggaactacaatcgactgaaattggaatttcatcagaagttttatcctatgcattttgttcatcgtgatcgtaattatatatataatgtttggcctcgcgaaggagaaagcatcgctcaagcttgggggaggcttaagtcaatgttatattcatgccccaatcatgagctcccaagagaaattattattcaaaaaatttatgctcggctttctctcaataatcgctccatgctcgatacttcttgtactggctctttcat
This genomic window contains:
- the LOC123163163 gene encoding uncharacterized protein, which codes for MASRPCPRAFAICPKNEKMTPGICKLLFETPSGFAIFSFDMQYLHKDIEDTWHYFVGDYWHYCILTLHAFRKFEDKSSAINITTGELGGPLANLLFEYCLTDELILVGKPEYKSIIEEKLRLPCRCDEMVMEVMWGLQNLMPLLIPQEQSEFTKADRLPICKGLDMLLSRHGINNVKQELINEHILRMALKVYHADVRENEHSMFLRRRLYKDLKASGFDVKNWDLLKLVTALKSMVDPDGTRLTRRAEYNVFSPEELALMDSEAPKYEDLIERATISKIYNDIVAVRAYVVKVLLKLRHLVKKAEAALKTEDVLEKAATNGVNSMHQVDNTCLALDLVEVPNLSSIDEEQQCHITDADADGLEILPPSNSADADGVEILPPSKKCRRKDA